A portion of the Roseovarius sp. M141 genome contains these proteins:
- a CDS encoding IS5 family transposase: MSRPTPPTYKTKNWRAYNEALKRRGSLTIWFDPEMTWEAKPTGKRGRQPTYSDAAIQTCLTMKVLFGLALRQTTGLVESLLRLSGLDWPAPDFSTLSRRQKTLNVNIPYRGSEGLLHLLVDSTGIKVEGEGEWNARKHGGSKRRVWRKVHLGIDEKTLEIRAVEFTSSNIGDAPMLPELLDQIPPEQEIGSVTADGAYDTRKCHDAIANQGANAVVPPRKNAKPWKPDTAGAIARNEALRASKYLGRALWRKWSGYHRRSRAETKMHCMKLLGQRLMARDPDRQVAELQLRVAVMNGFTALGIPVTEAVG; encoded by the coding sequence ATGAGCAGACCGACACCCCCGACCTACAAGACCAAGAACTGGCGGGCCTATAACGAAGCGCTCAAGCGCCGGGGCTCGCTGACGATCTGGTTCGATCCCGAGATGACATGGGAGGCCAAGCCTACCGGCAAACGTGGCCGACAGCCCACCTACAGCGATGCTGCGATCCAGACCTGCCTGACGATGAAAGTGCTGTTCGGCCTGGCGCTCAGGCAGACGACCGGCTTGGTGGAGAGTCTTCTGCGCCTGAGCGGGCTGGACTGGCCGGCGCCGGATTTCAGCACCCTCAGCCGCCGGCAAAAGACGCTGAACGTGAATATCCCGTATCGGGGATCGGAGGGGCTGCTGCACCTGCTGGTCGATAGCACCGGTATAAAGGTGGAAGGCGAAGGTGAGTGGAATGCGCGCAAGCACGGTGGCTCCAAACGCCGCGTGTGGCGCAAGGTTCATCTCGGTATCGACGAAAAGACACTGGAAATCCGGGCAGTCGAGTTCACCAGCAGCAACATCGGAGATGCTCCCATGCTGCCGGAACTTCTGGACCAGATCCCGCCCGAGCAGGAGATCGGCAGCGTCACTGCAGACGGCGCCTACGATACGCGCAAGTGCCACGATGCCATCGCTAACCAGGGCGCCAATGCCGTCGTCCCGCCCCGCAAGAACGCCAAGCCCTGGAAACCCGACACTGCAGGCGCGATTGCGCGCAACGAAGCGCTGCGGGCGTCGAAATACCTCGGCCGGGCGCTTTGGCGGAAATGGAGTGGATACCACCGCCGAAGTCGTGCCGAAACCAAGATGCACTGCATGAAACTGCTCGGTCAAAGGCTGATGGCACGGGACCCTGACCGTCAGGTTGCCGAGCTTCAGCTCCGCGTTGCCGTAATGAACGGCTTCACCGCGCTTGGCATACCCGTCACAGAGGCCGTGGGATAA
- a CDS encoding tyrosine-type recombinase/integrase has product MTNRQNVKSDGDRAADSHERRRDYLGQAQIEQLLSAAKKGRHGIRDHLLILMMFRHGLRVSEAIAVRREDVDLAQSRIWISRLKNGLSVEQPIAGDELRAIRRWLACRNDALPWLFVSEREQPLTRQAVNYIVGAAGKRGDLGRINPHMLRHSCGFALANKKHDLRLIQDYLGHRDPRHTAHYTRTAATRFGNLW; this is encoded by the coding sequence ATGACCAACCGGCAAAATGTAAAGAGTGATGGAGATCGGGCCGCAGACTCTCATGAGCGCCGCCGCGATTATCTCGGCCAAGCCCAGATCGAACAGCTCCTCTCCGCTGCGAAAAAGGGACGTCACGGCATTCGGGATCACCTTTTAATCCTGATGATGTTTCGACATGGGCTCCGGGTTTCGGAAGCCATCGCCGTGCGACGGGAAGACGTCGATCTTGCGCAGTCGCGGATCTGGATCAGCCGCCTCAAGAATGGCCTGAGCGTTGAGCAGCCAATTGCGGGTGACGAGCTGCGTGCCATCCGCCGCTGGCTCGCTTGTCGCAATGACGCACTTCCGTGGTTGTTTGTCTCGGAGCGCGAGCAACCGCTTACCCGACAGGCGGTGAACTACATCGTCGGAGCGGCAGGAAAACGTGGAGACTTAGGCAGGATCAATCCTCATATGCTTCGGCACTCCTGCGGTTTCGCACTGGCAAACAAAAAACATGATTTGCGGCTCATTCAAGACTACCTCGGCCATCGCGATCCCCGGCATACCGCTCACTACACACGGACGGCTGCGACCCGGTTCGGCAATCTTTGGTAA
- a CDS encoding alpha/beta fold hydrolase has product MQAEARSEMQTIQAGDLTIAYHEFGPSDGVPAVLLHGFPYDIRAYDDISAELAEQGVRCLVPYLRGFGLTRFLSSDTMRSGQQAALGADLLAFMDALGIEEACLGGYDWGGRAACIAAALWPERVSGLVSCGQGYNIQDIAHAWKPAPPEEETRYWYQYYFHTERGRAGLTQNRRELCRHIWSLWSPSWQFDDATYAATAPSFDNPDFVEVVLHSYRHRFGCIVGDPAYDEIEARLAEQPNITVPSIILQGRDDGVDPPAKTDSCRSHFNGFYERRIIDDAGHNLPQETPPAFVQAIMDLMELGK; this is encoded by the coding sequence ATGCAAGCGGAGGCTCGATCTGAAATGCAAACCATCCAAGCTGGCGATCTCACGATCGCATATCATGAATTTGGCCCGTCAGACGGCGTTCCGGCTGTTCTGCTTCACGGGTTTCCCTACGATATCCGCGCATATGATGACATCTCTGCCGAACTCGCCGAACAAGGGGTCCGGTGCCTGGTCCCCTACCTTCGTGGCTTTGGTCTGACCCGCTTTCTGTCGTCCGACACGATGCGTTCCGGCCAGCAAGCGGCACTTGGAGCCGATTTGCTGGCATTTATGGATGCGCTCGGGATCGAAGAGGCATGTCTTGGCGGTTACGACTGGGGCGGTCGCGCCGCCTGTATCGCTGCAGCCCTCTGGCCGGAGCGCGTCAGCGGCCTCGTAAGCTGCGGGCAAGGTTACAATATCCAGGATATTGCCCATGCCTGGAAACCCGCCCCACCAGAGGAGGAAACGCGCTACTGGTATCAATATTACTTTCACACAGAGCGAGGCCGGGCCGGTCTGACCCAAAACCGGCGCGAGTTGTGCCGCCATATCTGGTCGCTCTGGTCGCCAAGCTGGCAGTTCGATGATGCGACCTATGCCGCGACGGCACCCTCATTCGACAACCCGGATTTCGTGGAGGTCGTGCTGCATTCCTACCGGCACCGCTTTGGCTGCATCGTCGGCGATCCGGCTTATGACGAGATCGAGGCCCGGCTGGCCGAACAGCCAAATATTACCGTGCCAAGCATCATCCTTCAGGGGCGTGATGATGGCGTTGACCCGCCCGCGAAAACGGACTCCTGCCGTTCTCATTTTAACGGATTTTATGAACGCCGGATCATCGATGACGCGGGCCACAATCTGCCCCAAGAAACTCCCCCGGCATTCGTTCAGGCAATTATGGATTTGATGGAACTTGGAAAGTAG
- a CDS encoding ABATE domain-containing protein: MPSRNIDFHTETGRLSLDWIATLGDRHGTPLERMRNPADLERWLTAVAGQVVARKPTGQNLVAARRLRAALVGLVDRLHSSQSPVVQDIEILNEFAALPPPVVQLGVTGKTLEKNDGLDASAVFGMIARDGIDLLTGGDFAKVRLCAGEDCSVYFVDHSRPGKRRWCSMGRCGNKAKKRAFTERSLRNRQSVY; encoded by the coding sequence ATGCCATCCCGAAACATCGACTTTCACACCGAAACCGGCCGTCTTTCCCTCGACTGGATAGCCACGCTTGGGGATCGGCATGGCACGCCACTCGAAAGGATGAGAAACCCCGCTGATCTGGAACGATGGCTAACGGCTGTTGCCGGTCAGGTTGTAGCCCGCAAGCCGACTGGGCAGAATCTGGTCGCGGCCAGGCGGCTTCGCGCGGCTCTTGTCGGATTAGTGGATCGTCTTCATTCCAGCCAATCCCCCGTCGTTCAGGATATCGAGATTCTGAATGAATTTGCGGCCCTGCCGCCCCCCGTAGTGCAATTGGGCGTGACGGGGAAAACATTGGAAAAAAATGATGGCCTCGATGCGTCAGCCGTATTCGGCATGATTGCACGGGACGGAATCGATCTCTTAACGGGCGGCGATTTCGCAAAGGTCAGGCTATGTGCGGGGGAGGACTGCTCGGTTTACTTCGTGGATCATTCGCGCCCTGGCAAGCGGCGCTGGTGCAGCATGGGCCGCTGCGGCAACAAGGCAAAGAAAAGAGCGTTCACCGAGCGGAGCTTGCGAAACCGGCAAAGCGTATATTGA
- a CDS encoding GNAT family N-acetyltransferase has protein sequence MSTAYRIPDEFETRRYRLRRVTTGDASAIFNSYAADVAVTRYLGWRPHGDSSVTEDFIKSVAEEWRTGKGFPLVVFPRDDPDNLIGMFHPHVGRFKVNYGYVLAERAWGYGCATEVLTWLVEHAITHPSIHRTEAFCDVDNRASSRVMEKVGMTREGLLSRYFLHPNVSKTPRDCFMYAKVR, from the coding sequence ATGAGCACTGCCTATCGCATCCCCGACGAATTCGAGACCCGGCGCTATCGCCTCCGAAGGGTTACTACTGGCGACGCCTCTGCGATATTCAACAGCTATGCGGCTGACGTCGCCGTGACGCGGTATCTCGGGTGGCGACCCCATGGGGATTCCAGCGTAACAGAAGACTTTATAAAAAGCGTGGCGGAGGAATGGAGGACCGGCAAAGGTTTTCCATTGGTCGTCTTCCCACGCGATGATCCCGACAATCTGATCGGCATGTTTCATCCTCATGTTGGGAGATTCAAAGTCAACTACGGCTACGTACTCGCTGAACGTGCATGGGGGTACGGATGTGCAACTGAGGTCCTGACGTGGTTGGTCGAGCACGCAATTACTCACCCATCTATTCACCGAACAGAAGCATTTTGCGATGTCGACAACCGGGCATCTTCCCGCGTGATGGAAAAGGTTGGGATGACAAGGGAGGGATTACTTAGCCGGTATTTCTTACATCCCAACGTCTCCAAAACACCCAGAGACTGTTTCATGTACGCTAAGGTTCGATAG
- a CDS encoding site-specific integrase, with protein sequence MSDQHVPALRRRFLEDMRIKGLQPKTQTMYLRAMRDFTQFLGRSPDTATPEDLRAFQLDMKEKGVGAPTFNNRLSVLGFFFSVTCARAEMKRHMRYQRLAKKIPVVLSAEEVTRILEVAPGPGLKYRAAFSVAYGGGLRASEVTHLRVPDIDSDRMLIRVDQGKGRKDRHVMLSPSLLQLLRDYYREARPAGWLFPARNRIDPISTRQFNRAFGAACDFAEIKKKVSPHTLRHSFATHLLEGGTDIRVIQVLLGHAKLETTTIYTKVATKTIQSVTSPLDLLVRPEAGSG encoded by the coding sequence ATGTCCGATCAACATGTTCCCGCTTTGCGTCGGCGGTTTCTCGAAGATATGCGCATCAAGGGTCTGCAGCCGAAGACGCAGACCATGTACCTGCGGGCGATGCGCGACTTCACGCAATTTCTGGGCCGTTCGCCCGACACGGCGACACCTGAGGATCTGCGCGCCTTTCAACTCGATATGAAGGAGAAGGGCGTCGGCGCACCTACCTTCAACAACCGGCTGAGCGTCCTCGGCTTCTTCTTCTCGGTGACGTGCGCGCGTGCGGAGATGAAGCGCCACATGCGTTATCAGCGTCTGGCGAAGAAGATACCGGTGGTGCTGAGTGCCGAGGAGGTCACCCGCATTCTCGAAGTCGCCCCTGGGCCCGGCCTCAAGTACCGGGCCGCCTTCAGCGTCGCCTATGGCGGCGGCCTTCGAGCCAGCGAGGTCACCCATCTTCGTGTGCCCGACATCGACAGCGACCGGATGCTGATCCGCGTCGATCAGGGAAAGGGCCGCAAAGATCGTCACGTGATGCTGTCGCCCAGCCTGCTGCAGCTCTTGCGCGACTATTATCGCGAAGCCCGTCCCGCAGGCTGGCTCTTTCCCGCTCGCAACCGGATCGACCCGATCTCGACCCGGCAGTTCAACCGCGCGTTTGGGGCGGCTTGCGACTTCGCCGAGATCAAAAAGAAGGTGTCACCCCACACCCTGCGGCACAGCTTTGCCACTCACCTGCTGGAGGGCGGGACCGACATCCGCGTCATCCAGGTTCTGTTGGGTCACGCCAAGCTGGAGACCACAACGATCTATACCAAGGTGGCGACCAAGACGATCCAGAGTGTGACCAGCCCGCTTGATCTGCTGGTGCGACCGGAGGCTGGGTCCGGCTGA
- a CDS encoding IS91 family transposase — protein sequence MRRPKLEVADIFRAHGPAYRQKHAGHLNLPQLKVMSAIEACRTAALGGHVAACTKCDHQHIAYNSCRNRHCPKCQGAASRDWMQARVEDLLPVEYFHAVFTLPTQIADIAFQNKAAVYGLLFKASAQTLLTIAADPKHLGARIGMTSVLHTWGSAMTHHPHAHVIVPGGGLSPDGARWIACRPGFFLPVKVLSRLFRRLFLEGLARLHKAGKLTFFGDLSELADPDMFAAHLAPLRKVNWVVYAKPPFGGPEAVLAYLSRYTHRVAISNHRLISADAGTVTFRWKDYRIKRGDRMKVMRLPISEFIRRFLIHVLPSGFHRIRHTGFMANGIRRDKIEKIRHLIGTVPRPDQTTGEDRRSDSDERDPRQTCPKCGGEMRVIETFTRGQTPKSRAPPWDAAA from the coding sequence ATGCGCCGTCCCAAACTGGAGGTCGCGGATATCTTCCGCGCCCATGGGCCTGCCTACCGCCAAAAACACGCAGGGCATCTGAACCTGCCGCAGTTGAAGGTAATGTCCGCGATCGAGGCATGCCGGACCGCAGCGCTCGGCGGTCACGTGGCGGCCTGCACCAAGTGCGATCATCAGCACATCGCCTATAACTCGTGTCGCAATCGGCATTGTCCGAAGTGCCAGGGGGCCGCGTCGCGGGATTGGATGCAGGCTCGTGTCGAGGATCTGCTGCCGGTTGAATACTTCCACGCGGTCTTCACCCTGCCAACCCAGATTGCTGACATAGCCTTCCAGAACAAGGCGGCGGTCTATGGTCTGCTGTTCAAGGCATCCGCCCAGACCCTTCTGACCATTGCGGCCGATCCGAAGCATCTCGGCGCCCGGATCGGCATGACCAGCGTGCTGCACACATGGGGCTCGGCGATGACCCATCATCCGCACGCCCATGTCATCGTGCCGGGTGGCGGGCTGTCGCCGGATGGTGCCCGGTGGATCGCCTGCCGCCCGGGGTTCTTCCTGCCCGTGAAGGTCCTGTCGAGACTTTTCCGGCGTCTGTTTCTCGAAGGGCTGGCCAGATTGCACAAAGCTGGGAAACTGACATTCTTCGGCGATCTGTCGGAACTGGCCGACCCCGACATGTTCGCCGCCCATCTCGCGCCGCTGCGCAAGGTCAACTGGGTCGTCTATGCCAAACCTCCCTTCGGCGGACCGGAGGCGGTGCTGGCGTATCTCAGCCGATACACCCACCGCGTCGCGATCTCGAACCACCGCCTCATCAGCGCGGATGCCGGCACCGTGACCTTCCGGTGGAAGGATTACCGGATCAAGCGCGGGGATCGGATGAAGGTCATGCGCCTGCCCATATCCGAGTTCATCCGCCGGTTCCTGATCCATGTCCTGCCTTCCGGCTTCCACCGCATCCGCCACACCGGGTTCATGGCCAATGGTATCCGCCGCGACAAGATCGAGAAGATCAGGCATCTGATCGGTACGGTGCCACGGCCGGATCAGACGACCGGTGAGGACAGGCGCTCCGATTCCGACGAGCGGGACCCGCGCCAGACATGCCCCAAATGCGGAGGGGAGATGCGCGTCATCGAAACCTTCACCCGCGGCCAAACGCCGAAATCCCGCGCGCCGCCATGGGACGCCGCCGCATGA